A stretch of the Streptomyces sp. NBC_01571 genome encodes the following:
- a CDS encoding ScbA/BarX family gamma-butyrolactone biosynthesis protein, producing the protein MTLLTVHQDNHPTPPATTPPPHPAPTTPMPRLTTTVPREYVHRSSLAEVFLTGSEKTGDNHYTLTAQWPRAHTFYTTPDGTHHDPLQAAETIRQTGLYLAHAELGVPLDHHFLMWNIHLTTHPQHLHIGPTPTDLTLTATCTTLRYKGKRLADFTMHIHITRNGHTTATGGGQFTCLTPTTYQRLRQPHTTQPTPQPTPPPTPPTDPTPYGRHLPLDLVLTPTPQPHTWQLTPNPHHPILFDHTTDHIPGMVLLEAARQATHTHTHPTPTHLTTLHATFHRYTEHHTPTYITTHTTSDTPTPNTNQNTTTNNNRTNNNRTHNNRTHTTPTTNTPTNTPTNTPTNTPTNTRTIHVTGHQNNHTVFTAHITTTPTHHP; encoded by the coding sequence CACCAGGACAACCACCCCACCCCACCCGCCACCACCCCACCCCCGCACCCCGCCCCCACCACCCCCATGCCCCGCCTCACCACCACCGTCCCCCGCGAATACGTCCACCGCTCAAGCCTCGCCGAGGTCTTCCTCACCGGCAGCGAAAAAACCGGCGACAACCACTACACCCTCACCGCCCAATGGCCCCGCGCCCACACCTTCTACACCACCCCCGACGGCACCCACCACGACCCCCTCCAAGCCGCAGAAACCATCCGCCAAACCGGCCTCTACCTCGCCCACGCCGAACTCGGCGTCCCCCTCGACCACCACTTCCTCATGTGGAACATCCACCTCACCACCCACCCCCAACACCTCCACATCGGCCCCACCCCCACCGACCTCACCCTCACCGCCACCTGCACCACCCTCCGCTACAAAGGCAAACGCCTCGCCGACTTCACCATGCACATCCACATCACCCGCAACGGCCACACCACCGCCACCGGCGGCGGCCAATTCACCTGCCTCACCCCCACCACCTACCAACGCCTCCGCCAACCCCACACCACCCAACCCACCCCCCAACCCACCCCACCCCCCACACCCCCCACCGACCCCACCCCCTACGGACGCCACCTCCCCCTCGACCTCGTCCTCACCCCCACCCCCCAACCCCACACCTGGCAACTCACCCCCAACCCCCACCACCCCATCCTCTTCGACCACACCACCGACCACATCCCCGGCATGGTCCTCCTCGAAGCCGCCCGCCAAGCCACCCACACCCACACCCACCCCACCCCCACCCACCTCACCACCCTCCACGCCACCTTCCACCGCTACACCGAACACCACACCCCCACCTACATCACCACCCACACAACCAGCGACACCCCCACCCCAAACACCAACCAAAACACCACCACCAACAACAACCGAACCAACAACAACCGAACCCACAACAACCGAACCCACACCACCCCCACCACCAACACCCCCACCAACACCCCCACCAACACCCCCACCAACACCCCCACCAACACCCGCACCATCCACGTCACCGGCCACCAAAACAA